One genomic window of Arachis hypogaea cultivar Tifrunner chromosome 8, arahy.Tifrunner.gnm2.J5K5, whole genome shotgun sequence includes the following:
- the LOC112706617 gene encoding uncharacterized protein, producing MGRGRGKGKKLNVTNHEDAGSGEDEKLPTQKRRGRPQKPLKDEFDDEEVEKVEDDNVNVNNVVSGKEMKSSIVVENGRKRKRNTQVKEKLDSIEEENGVGNQLNTDGLEKSNGFRHNGSRRKSTPRRAAEAGVQCK from the coding sequence ATGGGTAGAGGTAGAGGAAAGGGTAAAAAGCTAAATGTTACTAATCATGAAGATGCTGGAAGTGGTGAGGATGAAAAGCTTCCCACACAAAAGAGAAGAGGAAGGCCACAAAAACCTCTTaaagatgaatttgatgatgaagaAGTTGAAAAAGTAGAGGATGACAATGTCAATGTCAACAATGTAGTTAGTGGCAAAGAGATGAAAAGTTCCATTGTAGTGGAGAATGGAAGGAAAAGGAAACGAAACACACAAGTGAAAGAGAAATTAGACTCTATTGAGGAAGAAAATGGTGTTGGAAATCAATTGAACACGGATGGATTGGAAAAGTCCAATGGATTTCGGCACAATGGAAGCCGGCGTAAGAGCACTCCTCGTCGGGCTGCTGAAGCAGGTGTGCAGTGCAAGTAA
- the LOC112706618 gene encoding beta-glucosidase 12, with the protein MDRSNADVLIDQYHRYKEDVGIMKYINLDAYRFSISWSRILPKGTLSGGINQEGIKYYNNLINELLANGIQPFVTLFHWDLPQALEDDYGGFLSPRIVDDFQDYADLCFKEFGDRVKHWITLNEPSTFSTAGYVIGMFPPGRCSDWQKLNCTGGDSGIEPYLVAHHLLLAHAAVVQLYKAKYQVPLLLERQNKTTTPPKGLIGIILISHWFVPLSDTKLDQEAAQRAIDFMFGWFMEPLTRGDYPLSMRSLVGKRLPKFSKEEAMKINGSFDFLGLNFYTANYAADAPHLQHATPSYLTDSLTILTTERDGIPIGPKAASFWFYIYPKGLYYLLLYIKEKHNNPLIYITENGVDEYNDPTLSLEEALADPYRIKFHTDHLFYLRSAIWNGVNVKGYFIWSLFDNFEWAEGYTVRFGIYFVDYNNDMKRCEKLSAKWLKNFLK; encoded by the exons ATGGACAGAAGCAATGCGGATGTTCTCATTGACCAATATCACCGCTACAAG GAGGATGTTGGGATCATGAAATATATTAATTTGGATGCATACAGATTCTCTATCTCTTGGTCTAGAATACTCCCAA AAGGAACGCTTAGTGGAGGTATAAACCAAGAAGGAATCAAATATTACAACAACCTCATCAATGAGCTGCTGGCTAATG GTATACAACCATTTGTTACCCTCTTTCATTGGGACCTTCCTCAAGCCTTAGAAGATGATTATGGAGGTTTTTTAAGCCCTCGCATAGT TGATGATTTCCAAGATTATGCGGATCTTTGTTTTAAGGAGTTTGGAGATAGAGTAAAACATTGGATTACTCTGAACGAACCATCGACTTTCAGCACCGCTGGCTATGTAATAGGGATGTTTCCGCCGGGACGTTGTTCCGATTGGCAAAAGCTAAACTGCACCGGTGGTGATTCTGGAATTGAACCCTATTTAGTGGCACACCACCTTCTCCTTGCTCATGCAGCTGTTGTTCAATTGTACAAGGCAAAGTATCAG GTACCATTGTTACTTGAAAGGCAAAATAAAACAACTACTCCTCCAAAGGGTTTGATAGGTATAATATTGATATCTCACTGGTTCGTGCCACTTTCGGATACCAAATTGGATCAAGAAGCTGCTCAACGAGCAATTGATTTCATGTTTGGATG GTTTATGGAACCGTTGACCAGAGGAGACTATCCACTAAGCATGAGATCCTTGGTTGGAAAAAGATTGCCAAAGTTTTCAAAAGAGGAAGCCATGAAAATCAATGGCTCATTTGATTTTCTTGGACTAAACTTTTACACTGCTAATTATGCTGCCGATGCACCTCATCTTCAGCATGCCACACCCTCTTACCTCACAGATTCTCTTACCATTCTTACAA CTGAGCGAGATGGGATACCCATAGGTCCAAAG GCCGCTTCATTTTGGTTCTATATTTACCCAAAAGGGCTTTATTACCTGCTGCTCTACATCAAGGAAAAGCACAACAATCCTTTGATTTACATTACTGAGAATG GTGTGGACGAATATAATGATCCAACGTTATCATTGGAGGAAGCTCTTGCTGATCCTTACAGAATTAAATTTCACACTGATCATCTTTTTTATCTTCGATCAGCAATttg GAACGGTGTAAATGTCAAAGGATATTTTATATGGTCATTATTCGATAATTTTGAATGGGCTGAAGGCTACACAGTGCGATTCGGAATTTACTTTGTGGACTACAACAAtgatatgaaaaggtgtgaaaagCTTTCTGCAAAATGGCTTAagaattttttaaagtaa